TAACTACGGAGGTTACTACAACTCGTCGTTGTGGATGCATTCTGGTAATTTTATTCGCCTGAAGAATATCTCCCTGGCTTATAATTTGCCCGAGACTATCTGTCGTAACTATTTGAGTGGGCTTCGGGCTAAGGTTTTTGTCAATGCCCAGAATTTAGTAACTTTCTCGGCTTGTGATCTTGTTGACCCAGAGGTGTCGTTCACTTCATCGCCTCTGCAGCGTTGTTTCTTCACAGGCATCAGTCTCAATTTCTAAACACGAAACGGTATGAAAGCTAAACATTATATTTTCTTACTCCCGGCGGCATTTGCCGTTATACTCACATCGTGCATGGACGATTATGAGCCCCTGCCGGCCGATGAGTTCACCACCGACTATCTGTTCTCTACTACCGACTCGCTGGGCACACAGGCACGTCAGTACTTGAACAGTATCTATGATATTATGGAGAATGGCCACAACCGTGTGGGGGGTGACTATCTTGATGCCTCTACTGACGATGCCGTCAGCATCGACATGGATGGCGAACCCGATGTGTTGCGTTTGGCTACCGGGCGCTATACTGCCAGCAACCGTGTGAACAGTGACATGCGATGGGGTGAGTATTATACTGGTATTCGCAAGGTCAATGTACTTATATCAGGTATAGACCGTGTACCTTATCGCGCTACTTATCGCAATGCGTTGGGACAGACGCGCAATCTTGGAGTATCTTTCAAGGCTGAGGCTCGTTTTCTGCGTGCCTGGTTCTACTTCCAGTTGTTGCGCCGTTATGGCGGTGTGCCTATCGTGGGCGATAAGGTGTTTGATTTGAACGATGATATGGAACTGCCTCGCAACACCTTTGCTGAGTGTGTTGACTATATTGTGAAAGAGCTCGATGATATTCAGGATTCCCTACGTAGTGTGGGCACATTGACCAATCTGGCTGAGTTTGCCCATACTCCTACTAAACAAGCTTGTCAGGCTTTGAAGTCGCGTTTGTTGCTCTATGCAGCCAGTCCGCTGTTCAATGGCAATACTGTTGAGGCTGGCAATCCATTGGTGGGCTATCCCGACTATGACGCCAATCGCTGGAAGGTGGCTGCCGATGCTGCCCGCGATTTTATTAATGGCGCAGGTCATAAGGGTAAGGATAGTATCACTCTGACCGACGATGTACGTGACGTGTTCCTGAATTTCTATAGCTATGGTTCAAACCCCGAGCTCATTTTCTTCCGTCAGAACGGTCAGAGTACAAGTGTTGAGTCTAACAATGGCCCTCTTGGGTTTACTGGCACTCGTTTAGGACATGGCCGTACCTGTCCTACTCAGAATTTAGTTGATGCCTTCCCCATGGCCGACGGCCGTAAACGTGGTGACAGTCCTACCTATGCCTATAGTGATGCCAATCCTTACAGTAATCGTGATCCTCGGTTGGACATGACCATCCTCCACAATGGCAGCACATGGTTAGGCACTACCCTTGAAACCTGGCAGGGCGGAACCAATAATCCCGCCAATGGTGCCGACTATTCTCTCACCAGTTACTATTCGTGTAAGTTCATGGGTAAGTTCGAGAAAGCTAGTGAATACAGTTCTGTATATCATTTGTGGGTGATGTTCCGCTATGCCGAGATACTGCTGAACTTTGCTGAAGCCGAGAACGAAAGTGTAGGCCCTACGGTCGATGTTTACGATGCGCTATATAAATTGCGCGATCGTGCCGGCATCAAGCGAGGCAACGTTACGGGCTATCGCTATGGCTTGAAGCAGGACATGACTAAGGATGAGATGCGTGAGGTGATTCGCAATGAGCGCCGTATAGAATTGGCTTTCGAAGAGCACCGCTTCTATGACATTCGCCGTTGGCGTATTGCCGAGCAGGTGTTCAGCAAGCCTCTTCAGGGTATGCAGATTGTACAGTCCACAGGTGGCTTCACCTACAATCGTGTGGATGTGCTGAATGTCAGCTTCAACACTCGCAACTATCTCTATCCCATTCCCTATAGCGAAGTAAACAAGAACAGGAACATGGTTCAGAACCCTAATTGGAAATAGTACTTATGAAACGACTCATATTTTTTCTCGCAGCGCTGAGCATCAGTATGCTCTCTATGGCGCAATCGCTCACACTAAGCGGACGAGTAACGGCTGCAGATGGCGGTGATGAAATGATTGGTGTCACCGTCAAAGTGAAGGGCACCAATCGTGCTACGGTAACTGACTTCAACGGTCGATATACCATTAAGGCCAGTCAGGGCGAGCGACTGGTGTTCAGTTATATTGGCTATCGTGAACACAATGTTACTGTGGGCACTAACCAAGTGGTTGATATTGTGATGCAGCCCGACAACAGTGACCTTGAAGAAGTCATCGTTGTGGGCCATGGACAGGCCAAGCGTATCACTATGACAGGTGCCGTAAGTGCTATCAACGGTAAGGAATTGCAGAAAGTTCCAGTGAGCAGTGTGCAGAATACATTGGCTGGTAAACTGCCTGGCTTCTTCTCGCAGCAGCGTAGCGGCCAGCCTGGTAAGGATGCTTCCGACTTCTTTATCCGTGGTGTCAGTTCATTGAACAGCGATGGTAATAAGCCTTTGATTGTGGTCGATGATGTTGAATACACCTATGACCAACTGTCGCAGATTAATGTAAACGAGATTGAGAGTATCTCTATCCTGAAAGATGCTTCTACTACCGCTATCTATGGTATTAAGGGTGCCAATGGTGTTCTTGTGGTAAAGACTCGTCGTGGTGAGAGTGGAGCTCCAAAAATCAATGTCCGCATGGAAACGGGTGTTCAGATGCCTGTGCGTACTCCAAAATTCCTGGGCAGTTATGAGACCGCCCAATTGGTAAACGAGGCCTATCAGAACGATGGCCGTCCAGCCCTTTTCACCGATGCCGATTTGGAACATTTCCGCACTGGTGATGATCCTTATGGTCACCCAAATGTGAATTGGTACGACGAAATCTTCAAGGAATCAGCCCAACAGTCTAACGTCAATGTTGACGTGAGTGGTGGTTCAGAGCGCTTGAAATACTTCGTGTCAGTAGGCTATTTCAGTCAGGATGGTCTGGTGCGCGACTTTGATTCTGGCGACGATTTGAATAGTAACTATCGCTATCGCCGATTCAACTTCCGTTCAAACCTCGATTTTCAGGTGACTAAGAATCTGGATATGCGCCTCGATATTACTTCTCGCTTCATGAATATCAACGAACCGCGCGGTATTAATGCTACAGGCGAAATCTACAATTTCTCGGCCATGCACCCTTATTCGGCACCAGTGATGAATCCCAATGGTACCAACAGCTATCTTTATGATACTGATTCACGCCGTCCTACACTCAACGCCCGACTGGCCAATGAGGGATATGTTCGTTCGCGTCGTAACGACAACAACCTGCTCTATCAGGCCAACTGGAAGATGGACTTCCTCACCAAAGGCCTGTCTTCAAGTGTGCGTCTGGCCTATTCGACCATCGATGAGAATGCCCGTTCGGCATGGCGTGGTGAATTCCCCACATGGCATTACAACTCGTCTAACGATACTTACACTATCAATCCGGATAATGTGTTTAC
The sequence above is a segment of the Prevotella sp. E9-3 genome. Coding sequences within it:
- a CDS encoding RagB/SusD family nutrient uptake outer membrane protein, with product MKAKHYIFLLPAAFAVILTSCMDDYEPLPADEFTTDYLFSTTDSLGTQARQYLNSIYDIMENGHNRVGGDYLDASTDDAVSIDMDGEPDVLRLATGRYTASNRVNSDMRWGEYYTGIRKVNVLISGIDRVPYRATYRNALGQTRNLGVSFKAEARFLRAWFYFQLLRRYGGVPIVGDKVFDLNDDMELPRNTFAECVDYIVKELDDIQDSLRSVGTLTNLAEFAHTPTKQACQALKSRLLLYAASPLFNGNTVEAGNPLVGYPDYDANRWKVAADAARDFINGAGHKGKDSITLTDDVRDVFLNFYSYGSNPELIFFRQNGQSTSVESNNGPLGFTGTRLGHGRTCPTQNLVDAFPMADGRKRGDSPTYAYSDANPYSNRDPRLDMTILHNGSTWLGTTLETWQGGTNNPANGADYSLTSYYSCKFMGKFEKASEYSSVYHLWVMFRYAEILLNFAEAENESVGPTVDVYDALYKLRDRAGIKRGNVTGYRYGLKQDMTKDEMREVIRNERRIELAFEEHRFYDIRRWRIAEQVFSKPLQGMQIVQSTGGFTYNRVDVLNVSFNTRNYLYPIPYSEVNKNRNMVQNPNWK